In bacterium, one genomic interval encodes:
- a CDS encoding HEPN domain-containing protein, whose product MKDKITLEWINKANSDLAFAQASLREFDDFYSQMCILCHDAVEKYLKAYITSCGVKPERIHDLVTLLNECIKISEVPEKFETHKEECRVLNRYYTPLKYPSHYPIATKEQATEAIEIATDMDKFIKECLEECG is encoded by the coding sequence ATGAAGGATAAAATAACCCTTGAATGGATTAACAAGGCTAATAGTGATTTAGCCTTTGCTCAAGCAAGCCTTAGAGAATTTGACGATTTCTACTCTCAAATGTGTATCTTATGCCATGATGCAGTAGAGAAGTATCTAAAAGCATACATAACTTCTTGTGGGGTAAAACCAGAAAGGATACATGATTTAGTTACATTGTTAAATGAATGTATAAAGATTTCAGAAGTGCCTGAAAAATTTGAAACTCATAAGGAAGAATGTCGGGTATTAAATCGCTATTATACACCACTTAAATATCCGTCCCATTACCCAATAGCAACGAAAGAACAGGCTACAGAGGCAATTGAAATTGCTACTGATATGGATAAATTTATAAAGGAATGTCTTGAAGAATGTGGTTGA
- a CDS encoding nucleotidyltransferase domain-containing protein — translation MMREINEEVIQDITTKIINHFHPEMIILFGSYASGNSQKGSDLDLLVVRDSDIPRHKRSIPIRRLFRGYMIPMDIIVYTPFEVERYKDVIGSFIHHILNKGRRLYG, via the coding sequence ATGATGAGAGAAATTAATGAAGAAGTGATTCAAGATATAACAACTAAGATTATTAACCACTTCCACCCAGAAATGATTATTTTATTTGGTTCTTATGCCTCAGGAAATTCCCAAAAGGGAAGTGACCTTGATTTATTAGTTGTTAGAGATTCAGATATTCCAAGACATAAACGGTCAATCCCTATTAGACGACTTTTTAGAGGATATATGATACCAATGGATATTATTGTTTATACACCCTTTGAAGTAGAAAGATATAAGGATGTAATAGGCTCTTTTATTCACCATATATTAAATAAAGGTAGAAGATTGTATGGATGA
- a CDS encoding nucleotidyltransferase domain-containing protein: MKAVINLFLEEVKEIVQILKIKYKPEKIILFGSLANGKTDEDSDIDLIIIKQTKKNPWERAAEVDQFIKHNVPVDFLVYTPEEVKERVQINDFFIKEVLEKGQVIYEG; this comes from the coding sequence ATGAAAGCGGTCATAAATCTTTTTTTAGAGGAAGTTAAAGAGATTGTTCAAATATTGAAGATCAAATATAAGCCCGAAAAGATTATCTTATTTGGTTCTTTGGCTAATGGAAAGACTGACGAGGACAGCGACATTGACTTAATAATTATTAAACAAACCAAGAAAAATCCATGGGAAAGGGCAGCGGAAGTAGACCAGTTTATTAAACATAATGTACCTGTTGATTTTTTAGTTTATACTCCTGAAGAGGTGAAAGAAAGAGTACAAATAAACGATTTTTTTATTAAAGAGGTCCTGGAAAAAGGGCAGGTTATATATGAAGGATAA
- a CDS encoding CoB--CoM heterodisulfide reductase iron-sulfur subunit B family protein, whose product MRFSYYPGCSLHSTGKEYGQSTEAVCQALGIELVEIPDWNCCGASAGHSLNHDLAVQLSGRNILLTQKQGLDVAVPCSACYHNLKQADEELKADADKRKELEQVVGIQWTGDVQTRHLLDVIYHEIGVDNIRKMVKKPLQGLKTAPYYGCLITRPPHKDSFDSVEQPQSMDKLLDACGCEVMKWSYKTDCCGASLSLPQSGIVVDLVKKLINMARQTGAECIVTACPMCQANLEMRQNGANFPVLYFTEVLGLALGIKDVGKWLKKHLVNPMGVMEDYS is encoded by the coding sequence ATGCGTTTTTCATATTATCCAGGGTGTTCATTACATTCTACAGGCAAGGAGTATGGCCAGTCTACAGAGGCTGTGTGTCAGGCGTTGGGCATAGAGCTTGTGGAGATACCAGACTGGAATTGCTGCGGGGCAAGTGCTGGTCATAGCTTGAATCATGATTTAGCTGTCCAGCTTAGCGGACGAAATATTTTGCTTACCCAAAAACAAGGATTGGATGTTGCCGTGCCTTGTTCTGCCTGCTATCATAATCTAAAGCAGGCAGATGAAGAGCTGAAGGCTGATGCTGATAAACGAAAAGAATTGGAGCAAGTAGTTGGAATACAGTGGACAGGTGATGTCCAAACAAGACACCTGTTGGATGTGATTTATCATGAGATTGGGGTAGATAATATACGCAAGATGGTCAAAAAACCATTGCAAGGACTAAAGACTGCACCGTATTATGGCTGTTTGATTACCAGACCGCCGCACAAAGACAGTTTTGATTCTGTGGAGCAACCTCAATCTATGGACAAGCTTCTTGATGCTTGCGGGTGTGAGGTAATGAAATGGTCATACAAAACAGATTGCTGTGGTGCGAGTTTATCACTGCCTCAATCCGGGATTGTGGTTGATTTGGTAAAAAAGTTAATCAATATGGCCAGACAGACAGGGGCTGAGTGCATTGTTACCGCCTGCCCTATGTGTCAGGCAAACCTTGAAATGCGGCAGAATGGGGCAAATTTTCCGGTGCTTTATTTTACTGAGGTGTTAGGGCTGGCATTGGGGATAAAGGATGTAGGCAAGTGGTTAAAGAAACACTTGGTGAATCCTATGGGAGTGATGGAAGATTATTCATGA
- a CDS encoding HEPN domain-containing protein, giving the protein MDERLNLANYWFKKADNDLKNARIVIEVEDAPIDTVCFHCQQSAEKYLKGFLIYHNIKFEKQHDLDYLIDLCCQIDSSFDSLRDIAENLTPYAVEIRYPTNPFYEYSVEEGREAIKIAEDIMVFVRKKLPVDSLNNLDNDSGGNQ; this is encoded by the coding sequence ATGGATGAAAGATTAAATTTAGCCAATTATTGGTTTAAGAAAGCAGATAATGATTTAAAGAATGCAAGGATTGTTATCGAAGTAGAAGATGCTCCTATTGATACTGTCTGTTTTCATTGTCAGCAAAGTGCTGAAAAATACCTTAAAGGTTTTCTCATCTATCATAACATTAAGTTTGAAAAACAGCATGATTTGGACTATTTGATTGATTTATGTTGTCAGATAGATTCTTCGTTTGATTCTCTTAGAGATATAGCTGAAAATTTAACACCATATGCTGTGGAAATACGCTATCCGACTAACCCATTCTATGAATATTCTGTGGAAGAAGGAAGGGAAGCAATTAAGATAGCCGAAGATATAATGGTATTTGTCAGAAAGAAATTACCAGTAGATTCTTTGAATAACCTTGATAACGATTCTGGAGGTAACCAGTGA